In Symmachiella dynata, the following are encoded in one genomic region:
- a CDS encoding MoaD/ThiS family protein, whose product MPRVNFTANLNRHLDCPVVDVEAVTLGQALEAVFRDNPRLRGYVLDDQNRVRQHITIFVDSRPICDHNDLSNPLDPASEVFVMQALSGG is encoded by the coding sequence ATGCCCCGTGTTAATTTCACTGCCAACCTCAATCGGCATCTTGACTGTCCGGTTGTTGATGTCGAAGCGGTGACGCTCGGGCAGGCGCTTGAGGCGGTGTTTCGCGACAATCCGCGGTTGCGGGGTTATGTGTTGGATGACCAAAATCGAGTGCGACAGCATATTACGATTTTTGTGGACAGCCGACCGATTTGCGATCACAATGATCTGAGCAATCCGCTCGATCCGGCCAGCGAAGTGT
- a CDS encoding tetratricopeptide repeat protein: MEFFLNESYAALFFDEMEEYQALISQLTNHLIRNGRNVHALNNRAVANWEIGNVEEAKADLESVLDIGADNHVPYHKLGEIYEKQGDLEGAIALYSKAVERWPSESSCYSIRAYALFCAKRWVEAIPDFDKALEIYGDWKKWYLDRATAKEKIGDWGGAEEDRQLASQLK, from the coding sequence ATGGAATTTTTCTTAAATGAATCCTATGCGGCCTTGTTTTTCGACGAAATGGAAGAATACCAGGCTTTGATTTCCCAATTGACCAATCACTTGATCCGCAATGGACGCAATGTCCACGCCCTGAATAACAGGGCTGTTGCAAATTGGGAGATTGGAAACGTTGAGGAAGCGAAAGCAGACCTGGAATCTGTTTTGGATATTGGAGCAGACAACCATGTTCCTTATCACAAACTCGGAGAAATCTATGAAAAACAGGGTGACCTTGAAGGAGCAATAGCGCTTTATAGCAAGGCAGTCGAGAGATGGCCGTCTGAATCAAGCTGTTATTCAATCAGGGCGTACGCTCTTTTTTGTGCAAAGAGATGGGTGGAAGCGATTCCAGACTTCGACAAAGCCCTCGAAATATACGGGGATTGGAAAAAGTGGTACTTGGACAGAGCAACAGCCAAGGAAAAGATCGGAGATTGGGGAGGTGCAGAAGAAGATCGCCAATTGGCGAGTCAGCTCAAATAG
- a CDS encoding DUF6348 family protein has product MILLATLTGCSESSPSMPGPSNAASQPTTDVRGDSTINAILAKLLRDHGLDAMRRDGWILVDNRPSICGAIVREMQPSSNVTSIQIDVYLRVDPDRILMESFGGIGLTKDEAITDGIQNFVANSFHVLLSAFYRDGDDDQVETEQWDINGQSRRVTVGNMGVRGTVPNPDEPPTAWFKALESHIKASSLPPGTHWVRCYYSQMQNQPTALEVLLDNGDWGAVRSEMLQVNWPQGEDFYSVRVFLVVQDSEG; this is encoded by the coding sequence ATGATTCTACTGGCCACTCTGACCGGCTGCTCTGAATCGTCACCGTCAATGCCAGGACCGTCTAACGCGGCATCACAGCCAACGACAGATGTGCGCGGTGATTCGACCATCAATGCCATCCTTGCGAAACTGCTGCGCGATCACGGATTGGATGCCATGCGTCGTGATGGCTGGATTCTTGTTGATAATCGTCCATCTATTTGCGGCGCTATTGTCCGAGAAATGCAACCATCCTCGAACGTGACGAGCATTCAAATTGACGTCTATTTGCGAGTCGACCCGGACCGTATTCTCATGGAATCATTCGGTGGAATCGGCCTGACAAAAGACGAAGCCATTACCGACGGCATTCAGAACTTCGTGGCGAACTCATTCCATGTTCTTCTGTCGGCGTTTTATCGCGATGGCGATGATGATCAGGTCGAAACAGAACAATGGGACATCAATGGCCAATCCAGGCGCGTGACTGTCGGAAACATGGGTGTCCGTGGCACTGTGCCAAATCCTGATGAGCCACCAACCGCATGGTTCAAGGCCCTCGAATCCCATATTAAGGCATCCTCGCTGCCACCCGGTACACACTGGGTCCGTTGCTACTATTCCCAAATGCAAAACCAACCAACTGCCCTTGAAGTACTACTTGACAACGGTGATTGGGGTGCAGTCCGGTCCGAAATGTTACAGGTAAACTGGCCCCAAGGCGAAGACTTTTACAGTGTTCGCGTCTTCCTGGTTGTCCAAGACAGCGAAGGGTGA
- a CDS encoding YitT family protein, translating into MRQTLIEYGLVFLAGALYAVALKYFVLPSKVILTGTEGIATALSYYFDSYWLFIGLYVLFQSALLVFAFARVSRVFAQRSLLVVGTVVVGLAVLPELRFAQPEPQNERIILVLFGGLLAGVAKALAFRNRGSTGDEDILGAYFAVKYLKPVGSIAIVAAIGSTTFGLVMDLIKNGQFESVVNTLMYTCIYIFASAETLNNLYRKFKITMLAIITRNEKEVGTAITTTSAHRTYTLHQGTGGRSGDTFVVVRTIITHEELPQVLAAIQAADPDCFYYYHNVEGISRRYHIAPIG; encoded by the coding sequence GTGCGTCAAACCTTGATTGAGTATGGTCTCGTCTTTCTTGCTGGCGCCTTGTATGCCGTCGCTTTGAAATACTTTGTGCTGCCTTCCAAAGTCATCCTGACTGGCACCGAGGGCATTGCGACGGCATTGTCGTACTACTTTGACAGTTACTGGCTGTTCATTGGGCTCTATGTGCTGTTTCAGTCGGCGTTGCTCGTATTCGCATTTGCGCGCGTCAGCCGCGTGTTCGCGCAGCGTTCCCTGCTGGTCGTTGGCACCGTCGTTGTGGGACTGGCCGTGCTTCCGGAATTACGTTTCGCGCAGCCAGAACCTCAGAACGAGCGAATCATCTTGGTTCTATTTGGCGGCCTGCTGGCGGGGGTCGCGAAAGCACTTGCTTTCCGAAACCGGGGTTCAACCGGCGACGAGGATATTCTTGGCGCCTATTTTGCCGTCAAGTACTTAAAGCCTGTCGGCTCGATTGCCATTGTTGCCGCCATCGGGTCAACAACCTTCGGCCTGGTGATGGATCTCATCAAGAACGGGCAGTTTGAATCGGTCGTCAACACATTGATGTATACCTGCATTTACATTTTCGCTTCGGCTGAGACGCTCAATAACCTGTATCGCAAATTCAAAATCACGATGCTCGCGATCATCACACGCAACGAAAAAGAAGTCGGTACTGCGATCACGACGACATCCGCACATCGTACTTATACATTGCATCAAGGGACCGGCGGTCGCAGCGGAGACACGTTTGTCGTCGTCCGCACGATCATTACACACGAAGAACTCCCTCAAGTGCTTGCCGCCATTCAAGCCGCCGACCCCGACTGTTTTTACTACTATCACAACGTCGAGGGCATTTCTCGCCGTTACCATATTGCCCCGATTGGCTGA